Proteins from a single region of Pseudopedobacter saltans DSM 12145:
- a CDS encoding sterol desaturase family protein — MNIETFFGEQGVSYVYLYTAPIHIAVILFEMIYSYKYKKHIYDTKDTATNVYMALLNFGLDLVMKAFAMGVMFFFYDHSLFNLSASSAWYWLGVFLLQDFAYYIHHYVDHHSRLFWAVHVTHHNSEKFNISTGFRSPVFQPLYRYLFFSPIALLGFNPWHIMSAYAIFQIYGTWVHTTTVGKLGILEWFLVTPSHHRVHHASNARYLDRNMGMGLIIWDRIFGTFEKEDENYEPIKYGLTKDIEDKGPINIVFHEWKEIYKDAWKQPGLKFSDRLKYMFYPPGWNHRGDGKTSAVLRAQEKAERLSKTNNEKIRKLPT; from the coding sequence ATGAACATAGAAACCTTCTTTGGAGAACAGGGCGTTTCCTACGTTTATCTCTATACAGCTCCTATCCACATAGCTGTCATATTGTTCGAAATGATCTACAGTTACAAATATAAAAAGCATATATACGACACAAAAGATACGGCAACAAATGTCTACATGGCATTGTTAAATTTCGGCCTAGATCTGGTTATGAAAGCTTTTGCTATGGGTGTTATGTTTTTCTTCTATGATCATAGTTTATTCAACCTTTCAGCAAGTTCCGCATGGTATTGGCTGGGTGTGTTTTTATTGCAGGACTTTGCATATTATATTCATCACTATGTAGATCACCATTCACGCTTATTTTGGGCGGTACATGTGACTCACCACAATTCAGAAAAATTCAATATTTCAACAGGATTTCGTTCGCCTGTATTCCAGCCCCTATACAGATATTTATTCTTCTCTCCTATTGCATTATTGGGTTTTAATCCATGGCATATCATGTCTGCTTATGCCATTTTCCAAATTTATGGAACGTGGGTACATACCACTACTGTTGGAAAACTGGGAATTTTAGAATGGTTCCTCGTAACGCCATCTCACCACCGCGTACACCATGCTTCCAATGCCAGATATCTAGATAGAAATATGGGAATGGGGCTAATTATCTGGGATAGGATCTTTGGTACCTTTGAAAAAGAGGATGAGAATTACGAACCTATAAAGTATGGGCTGACCAAAGATATAGAAGACAAAGGGCCTATAAACATCGTATTTCACGAATGGAAAGAAATTTATAAAGATGCATGGAAACAACCCGGCCTTAAGTTTTCCGATCGGTTAAAATATATGTTCTATCCTCCAGGCTGGAATCACAGAGGCGATGGTAAAACATCCGCTGTTTTACGGGCGCAGGAAAAAGCCGAAAGACTAAGTAAAACAAACAACGAAAAAATACGAAAACTACCTACTTAA